One Notolabrus celidotus isolate fNotCel1 chromosome 18, fNotCel1.pri, whole genome shotgun sequence DNA window includes the following coding sequences:
- the scd gene encoding acyl-CoA desaturase, which yields MTEAEAFEKKQQQHKPSNGNVPPEATREDVFDHTYKEKEGPKPPSNIVWRNVIMMTLLHIGAMYALLLVPSASPMTLLWSVLCFLISALGVTAGAHRLWSHRSYKATLPLKIFLGVANSMAFQNDIFEWARDHRVHHKFSETDADPHNAVRGFFFAHIGWLLVRKHPDVIEKGRKLELKDLLNDKVVMFQRKYYKPSVLLMCFFIPMFVPWYLWGESLWVAYFVPALLRYTLVLNATWLVNSAAHMWGNRPYDKNINPRENKFVTFSAIGEGFHNYHHSFPYDYATSEFGCKLNLTTCFIDFMCFFGLAKDRKRVSNEVVQARIQRTGDGSPRSG from the exons ATGACGGAGGCGGAGGCGTttgagaagaagcagcagcagcacaagcCCAGCAACGGGAACGTTCCTCCGGAGGCCACCAGAGAAGACGTGTTTGATCACACATACAAAGAGAAGGAAGGCCCCAAACCTCCCAGCAACATCGTATGGAGAAATGTCATAATGATGACTTTATTGCATATAGGTGCCATGTACGCCTTGCTCCTAGTCCCTTCAGCATCTCCTATGACCTTGCTTTGGT CTGTCCTTTGttttttgataagtgctttaggAGTCACTGCAGGAGCTCACCGCCTGTGGAGTCACAGATCCTACAAGGCCACATTACCTCTAAAGATCTTTCTCGGTGTCGCTAACTCCATGGCGTTTCAG AATGATATCTTCGAATGGGCTCGAGACCACAGGGTTCACCACAAATTCTCAGAGACTGACGCCGACCCTCACAACGCTGTGCGGGGCTTCTTCTTCGCCCACATTGGCTGGCTGCTCGTGCGCAAACACCCCGACGTCATCGAGAAGGGGCGCAAGCTGGAGCTCAAAGACCTGCTGAATGACAAAGTTGTAATGTTCCAAAGGAA GTACTACAAGCCGTCTGTGCTGCTCATGTGCTTCTTCATCCCCATGTTCGTGCCTTGGTACCTGTGGGGGGAGTCTCTGTGGGTGGCCTATTTTGTCCCGGCTCTGCTGAGGTACACCTTGGTGCTGAATGCCACCTGGCTGGTCAACAGTGCCGCTCACATGTGGGGGAACAGACCCTACGACAAGAACATCAACCCCCGGGAGAACAAGTTTGTCACGTTCAGCGCTATAG GCGAGGGATTCCACAACTACCACCACTCCTTCCCGTACGACTACGCCACCAGCGAGTTCGGCTGCAAGTTGAACCTCACCACTTGTTTCATCGACTTCATGTGCTTCTTTGGCCTGGCTAAAGACCGCAAGAGGGTGTCCAACGAGGTAGTCCAGGCCCGGATACAGCGCACGGGAGACGGAAGCCCCCGGAGTGGCTAA